The following coding sequences are from one Tissierella sp. window:
- a CDS encoding methyl-accepting chemotaxis protein yields MKTIRQKLVIYTLILVIVPLIISTVASNIYMRQNYEKELEENNKLLASSISDQVTAFIKEGYSLTEQIALSSDIKGFEPRDQKNTLMNVYDKHSYFDLLYVQDANGMQTARTTGELGNRGNRWWFIKAMEEQTAFVSKSYYTLATNTPVTTIAMPIYGDTNRIVGVMAADIKLTELQERVQKYSEGSRFAFIIDGEGVVIAHPDTVQVSELYNYRTLKKTVLKTDSSGAVIVDESGNQVTEEQDIEVPQTLMEITEKALNGESGSDTYKDNDGVDVVSAYQSITLPGVSDNWAVVTVENKDDAMAFINGTGVFSAMIGIVSIIIAVVLITIVASKIAGPIKKSADYLEVIAEGNFMVEVDKEMLSRKDEIGIIANGIQTMKDSLKDLAMKITSESMNIQNRVEDVVSEVNELNDNLEGISATTEELSANTEETAAASQEMTATSMEIERAAQSIAESSGKGALAAKDISEKAETTKERMDLSLEKATAILLETKEELEKAIEESKIVEEINVLSASIMGITEQTNLLALNAAIEAARAGEAGRGFSVVADEITKLAEQSKLGVNKITEVTSHVISAVNNLAKNANNLLNFVSVDVDNDYKNMLDVANEYRKDAKFVEDLVLEFSATSEELLASIENMAQAIDGVAVASNESASGTTEIAIRVSDASVRSNSVMEKVTDTKVSSDNLIEEISKFKF; encoded by the coding sequence GCAAATTGCTTTAAGTAGTGATATTAAAGGTTTTGAGCCTAGAGATCAAAAGAATACACTGATGAATGTTTATGATAAACATTCTTATTTTGATTTGCTATATGTTCAGGATGCAAATGGTATGCAAACAGCTAGAACTACTGGTGAGCTGGGAAATCGTGGTAATCGTTGGTGGTTTATTAAGGCTATGGAAGAGCAAACTGCCTTTGTAAGTAAATCCTATTATACTTTAGCTACAAATACCCCTGTTACAACCATAGCTATGCCTATATATGGGGATACTAATAGAATAGTAGGTGTTATGGCAGCAGATATAAAGTTAACTGAACTTCAGGAACGAGTGCAGAAATATAGTGAGGGTAGTAGATTTGCCTTTATTATTGATGGTGAAGGCGTAGTAATAGCACACCCTGATACTGTACAGGTATCAGAATTATATAATTATAGAACTTTGAAAAAGACAGTCTTAAAGACAGATAGTAGCGGAGCAGTTATTGTTGATGAAAGTGGCAACCAAGTGACAGAGGAGCAAGATATTGAAGTTCCGCAGACATTGATGGAAATAACCGAGAAGGCTCTAAATGGAGAAAGTGGATCAGACACATATAAGGATAATGATGGAGTAGATGTGGTCAGTGCTTATCAAAGCATTACTCTTCCAGGGGTATCAGATAATTGGGCAGTTGTTACTGTAGAGAACAAAGATGATGCTATGGCATTCATCAATGGAACTGGAGTATTTAGTGCTATGATCGGTATTGTCTCAATTATCATAGCTGTAGTGCTTATTACAATAGTAGCAAGTAAAATTGCAGGTCCAATTAAAAAGTCTGCTGATTATTTAGAAGTAATTGCAGAAGGTAATTTCATGGTTGAGGTAGACAAAGAAATGCTATCAAGGAAAGATGAAATTGGTATTATTGCAAATGGCATTCAAACTATGAAGGATTCTCTTAAGGATTTAGCCATGAAAATTACATCGGAATCAATGAATATACAAAATAGAGTTGAAGATGTGGTCAGTGAAGTTAATGAGTTGAATGATAATCTGGAAGGAATATCTGCTACAACGGAAGAACTTTCAGCAAATACAGAGGAAACAGCTGCAGCTTCGCAAGAAATGACAGCAACTTCTATGGAAATAGAAAGAGCAGCTCAATCCATTGCTGAAAGCTCTGGAAAGGGTGCGCTTGCAGCCAAAGATATTAGTGAAAAGGCTGAAACTACAAAGGAAAGAATGGATTTATCTCTAGAAAAGGCTACAGCTATTTTACTAGAGACTAAGGAAGAGCTTGAGAAAGCAATTGAAGAATCCAAAATTGTTGAAGAGATTAATGTTCTTTCAGCTTCTATTATGGGAATAACTGAACAAACAAATTTATTGGCTTTAAATGCAGCTATTGAAGCTGCAAGAGCTGGGGAAGCAGGAAGAGGATTCTCTGTTGTAGCTGATGAAATCACTAAACTTGCAGAGCAATCAAAATTAGGAGTTAATAAAATTACAGAAGTAACAAGCCATGTAATTTCAGCGGTAAATAATCTTGCAAAAAATGCAAATAATCTTCTAAACTTTGTTTCTGTGGATGTTGATAATGATTATAAAAACATGTTAGATGTTGCGAATGAATATCGTAAGGATGCAAAGTTTGTTGAAGATTTGGTTCTTGAGTTTAGTGCAACTTCTGAAGAACTACTAGCTTCCATTGAGAATATGGCTCAAGCCATAGATGGAGTAGCTGTAGCATCTAATGAAAGTGCAAGTGGAACTACAGAAATTGCTATTAGAGTCTCTGATGCTAGTGTGAGATCCAATAGTGTAATGGAAAAGGTAACAGATACAAAGGTAAGCTCTGATAATTTAATAGAAGAAATATCCAAATTCAAATTTTAA
- a CDS encoding alpha/beta hydrolase, producing MKKNTFEIINIKISDHQNAFLYKNKGIKPKAVLLYFHGGGLLYGNPNDLPDLHLEKFCENNYAIISFEYRLAPKYKLPDILSDVIFCINWYLDNRYKFFNLDISYFLWGRSAGAYLALLAAREKYKENPLGILSYYGYGFLEEFWSSTPNPHYNSLPKIDEESINNILSKEDKSINSRYALYVYARQKGTWLSLIYDEPIKYLLLKYSLRTFNNYQDYPPVFLTHSFYDPDVPCDESKSLHRLIPKSELFLVSSDVHDFDRYVEKSNTMELLERSLSFLNKNIARSIST from the coding sequence ATGAAAAAAAATACATTTGAAATAATCAACATTAAGATATCTGATCATCAAAATGCTTTCCTTTACAAAAATAAAGGAATTAAACCCAAAGCAGTTTTATTATATTTTCATGGTGGTGGATTGTTATATGGGAATCCAAATGATTTACCAGATCTACATTTAGAAAAGTTTTGTGAAAACAATTATGCTATTATATCTTTTGAATATAGATTAGCACCCAAATACAAATTGCCTGATATCCTCTCAGATGTAATATTTTGTATAAATTGGTATCTTGATAATCGATATAAGTTTTTCAACCTTGATATATCATATTTTCTATGGGGTAGGTCTGCTGGTGCTTATCTTGCTTTATTAGCTGCAAGGGAAAAATATAAGGAAAATCCTCTTGGAATATTATCATATTATGGATACGGTTTTTTAGAAGAATTTTGGTCAAGTACTCCAAATCCCCACTATAATAGTTTGCCTAAAATAGATGAAGAATCAATTAATAATATATTAAGTAAAGAAGACAAATCAATCAATAGTAGATACGCTCTATATGTATATGCTCGTCAAAAAGGTACATGGTTGTCATTAATTTATGATGAACCAATTAAATATTTATTATTAAAATACTCTTTAAGAACATTTAATAATTATCAGGATTATCCACCAGTTTTTCTTACCCACAGCTTTTATGATCCTGATGTTCCCTGTGATGAATCAAAATCCCTTCATAGGTTGATTCCTAAATCAGAGCTATTTCTTGTATCATCAGATGTACATGATTTTGATAGATATGTGGAGAAATCTAATACTATGGAATTATTAGAAAGAAGTTTAAGTTTTCTAAATAAAAATATAGCTAGGTCCATTTCGACTTAG
- the allC gene encoding allantoate deiminase: MAINTNEISSTMNWLSSFGLLESGGVTRLLYTKEWLDAQNSLKEKFESIGMKAEFDAVGNLFGRVEGTEGSEETIATGSHVDTVVNGGKLDGALGIFGGFLAIKYLLETYGKPKKNIEVISMAEEEGSRFPYVFWGSKNLLGLTKKEDVIDIVDENGTKFVDAMHESGFDFKSNNESSLSHVKTFVELHIEQGNALEMEKKSVGIITSIVGQRRYNITLKGEANHAGTTLMEYRRDVMQVFAQIVTESINKAKEAGNPLVLTFGKINVKPNTVNVVPGYAEFTMDCRHTDSQFLKDFTAIIEEDMKRISKESNVEIEIDRWMDEEPVPMNKEVINIIEEACKEQNLNYKLMHSGAGHDSQIIAPRINTGMIFVPSVKGISHNPKEFTELEDLKQGIEALAATIYKLAY, encoded by the coding sequence ATGGCTATAAATACAAATGAAATTAGTAGTACTATGAATTGGCTTTCCTCTTTTGGTCTGCTTGAAAGCGGAGGGGTAACTAGACTCTTATATACAAAAGAGTGGCTAGATGCCCAAAACTCACTAAAAGAAAAGTTTGAAAGCATAGGGATGAAAGCAGAGTTTGATGCTGTTGGTAACCTTTTTGGCCGTGTTGAAGGAACTGAGGGTTCTGAAGAAACAATAGCTACTGGTTCTCACGTAGACACAGTTGTAAATGGCGGTAAATTAGATGGGGCATTGGGTATATTTGGAGGATTCTTAGCTATTAAGTATCTTTTAGAGACTTATGGAAAGCCTAAAAAGAATATTGAAGTTATATCCATGGCAGAAGAAGAAGGAAGTAGATTCCCTTATGTATTCTGGGGTAGCAAAAACCTATTGGGTTTAACAAAAAAGGAAGATGTAATAGATATAGTTGATGAAAACGGTACGAAATTTGTAGATGCAATGCACGAAAGTGGATTTGATTTTAAGTCCAATAATGAATCATCCTTATCTCATGTAAAAACCTTTGTAGAACTTCATATAGAGCAAGGGAATGCACTAGAGATGGAAAAGAAATCTGTAGGTATTATCACTAGTATAGTTGGCCAAAGAAGATACAACATCACTTTAAAGGGAGAAGCCAACCATGCAGGTACTACTCTTATGGAATATCGTAGAGATGTAATGCAGGTGTTTGCTCAAATCGTAACAGAGTCAATTAATAAAGCTAAAGAAGCTGGTAATCCTCTTGTATTAACATTTGGAAAGATCAATGTTAAGCCTAATACAGTAAATGTAGTTCCAGGGTATGCAGAATTTACTATGGACTGTAGACATACTGATAGTCAATTCTTAAAGGATTTTACTGCTATTATTGAAGAAGATATGAAACGTATATCTAAAGAATCAAATGTTGAAATAGAAATTGATAGATGGATGGATGAAGAACCTGTTCCTATGAACAAGGAAGTTATAAATATAATAGAAGAAGCATGTAAGGAACAAAATCTAAACTATAAATTAATGCATAGTGGTGCTGGTCATGATTCACAGATTATTGCGCCTAGAATCAATACAGGGATGATATTTGTTCCAAGTGTAAAGGGCATAAGTCACAACCCTAAAGAATTTACTGAGCTTGAAGACTTGAAACAAGGTATAGAAGCTTTAGCAGCAACTATTTACAAATTAGCATACTAA
- a CDS encoding MFS transporter, which translates to MDEKKGLNVLPKDYWKTIVFTFCLGWVVIWIYRAMLSPIYSEIQGTIGLQTNAAMGLIASCYFFGYTSMQIPSGFLVDKFGQKKILIPGFIIFALGAFSISRATSLMMIYVGSVLAGVGCGTYYGAAFSLTAQHVPAEKKGLATAIVNSGSALGMIIGMTSSSYIVKTLGLPWQTMVIISASLIALMVVWFALAIKNTSVVREAKVEKVEVVNTDVKKRSLFSFKMVSCYILYFTTCYTYYLIVTWLPKFLESERGITGGMIGIITSMISVTAVPGALYFAHKSDKKRDKKSKIIIGLELAAFVLIALSMLVPNATLLAGILLAYGFLGKMAVDPVLISYISDTANKKELATTLGMFNFFGMSSSIVAPAFTGYIIDKTGSGELGFYIGAGLLIIGTVIFIFANNRNLVNKQA; encoded by the coding sequence ATGGACGAAAAAAAAGGATTAAATGTTTTACCAAAGGATTATTGGAAAACAATTGTATTTACATTTTGTTTAGGCTGGGTAGTTATTTGGATTTATAGGGCAATGTTGTCACCAATTTATTCTGAGATTCAAGGCACTATAGGATTGCAGACAAATGCAGCAATGGGTCTAATTGCTAGCTGCTATTTCTTTGGATATACATCTATGCAAATCCCATCAGGTTTCCTAGTGGATAAATTTGGACAAAAGAAGATTTTAATTCCAGGATTTATTATATTTGCATTAGGTGCATTTTCTATATCACGGGCAACAAGTCTAATGATGATTTATGTTGGTAGTGTATTAGCAGGAGTAGGTTGTGGAACTTATTACGGAGCAGCATTCTCTCTAACAGCACAACATGTACCAGCAGAAAAGAAAGGTTTAGCAACAGCTATAGTAAATAGTGGTTCAGCATTAGGTATGATTATTGGTATGACAAGTTCAAGTTATATAGTAAAAACTTTAGGATTACCATGGCAAACTATGGTTATAATTTCAGCATCATTGATTGCTCTTATGGTAGTATGGTTTGCATTAGCAATCAAAAATACTTCAGTAGTTAGAGAAGCTAAAGTTGAAAAGGTAGAAGTAGTAAACACAGATGTTAAAAAAAGGTCATTATTCAGTTTTAAAATGGTTTCTTGTTATATCTTATATTTTACGACTTGCTACACATATTATTTGATAGTAACATGGTTACCAAAATTCCTAGAATCTGAAAGAGGAATTACAGGTGGGATGATAGGTATAATAACATCTATGATTTCAGTAACAGCAGTTCCTGGAGCTCTGTATTTTGCACATAAGTCAGATAAGAAAAGAGATAAAAAGTCTAAGATAATTATTGGTTTAGAACTAGCTGCTTTTGTTCTTATAGCATTATCTATGTTAGTTCCAAATGCAACTTTACTAGCTGGTATTCTTCTAGCTTATGGATTCTTGGGTAAAATGGCAGTTGACCCAGTATTGATTTCTTATATATCAGATACTGCAAATAAAAAAGAACTTGCTACAACATTAGGCATGTTCAACTTCTTCGGAATGTCATCCTCAATAGTAGCACCTGCATTTACAGGTTATATAATAGATAAAACAGGTTCAGGTGAATTAGGGTTCTATATTGGAGCAGGATTATTGATCATAGGAACAGTTATATTCATATTTGCAAATAATAGAAATTTAGTAAACAAACAAGCTTAA
- the allE gene encoding (S)-ureidoglycine aminohydrolase has translation MSYINGVMGYREGILENRSIVKKDNYALIEPDGIVTNAIVGFENCDLTILSSPKIGASFVDYLVGIKEDGKNHLGFGGDGVEVFFYIFEGNVKVWNDDKSEELTNGGYIFSPAGKKLYFENVGDTPAKGFLYKRLYDKIEGYEAHTVIGNSNDLEEIAYEGMTDVIIKNFLPATNNFGFDMNFHILSFKPGASHGYIETHFAEHGAYIFSGKGMYNLDNEWVPVEKGDYIFMSAYCLQAAYGIGRDESFAYIYSKDCNRDPKL, from the coding sequence ATGAGTTATATAAATGGAGTAATGGGCTATAGAGAGGGTATATTAGAAAATCGATCAATTGTAAAAAAAGATAACTATGCATTAATTGAACCAGATGGAATTGTAACAAATGCAATTGTAGGATTTGAGAACTGTGATCTTACGATTCTATCTTCACCAAAGATTGGTGCAAGCTTTGTAGATTATTTAGTGGGAATTAAAGAAGACGGAAAAAATCATTTAGGATTTGGTGGAGATGGCGTAGAGGTTTTCTTCTATATATTCGAAGGAAATGTAAAGGTATGGAATGATGATAAGTCTGAAGAACTAACTAATGGGGGATATATCTTTAGCCCTGCTGGAAAAAAACTGTATTTTGAAAATGTTGGGGATACACCAGCAAAAGGATTTTTATATAAGAGACTTTATGACAAGATAGAAGGATATGAAGCCCATACCGTCATTGGAAATAGTAATGACTTAGAAGAAATAGCATATGAAGGAATGACAGATGTAATAATAAAAAACTTCCTTCCAGCTACTAATAACTTTGGATTTGACATGAACTTCCACATTTTATCATTTAAACCTGGTGCAAGCCATGGATATATTGAGACACACTTCGCAGAGCATGGTGCCTATATTTTCTCTGGAAAAGGAATGTATAACCTTGATAATGAGTGGGTACCTGTAGAAAAGGGAGACTATATATTTATGAGTGCATATTGCTTACAGGCAGCTTATGGTATTGGAAGAGATGAAAGTTTTGCATACATCTATTCAAAAGACTGTAATAGGGATCCTAAGCTGTAA
- the allD gene encoding ureidoglycolate dehydrogenase: MKLNEQELKKLMKDKFVKAGLSDEHSDKVAEILTWADARGIHSHGAVRVEYYSERIAKGGINTNPNFRFEATGPSSGMYHGDNGNGFVAATNAMEEAIKMAKESGVAVVGIKNISHSGSLGYYVEMAADNDLVAISLCQSDPMAVPYGGSEPYYGTNPIAFGVPTSDGRKVIFDMATTVQSWGKILVARSKKEPIPSDWAVDEHGNSTTDSTKVNALLPISGAKGYGLMMMVDVLSGVMLGLPFGKHVSSMYDDLSKGRDLGQLHIVIDPSRFIDIDMFKENMSKVLTELSEVKPAPGFDKVYYPGERGLLRKEKYENTGGIEIVDDIYEYLISDDIHYDRYDHKNKFAE, from the coding sequence ATGAAGCTTAATGAACAAGAATTAAAAAAATTGATGAAAGATAAATTTGTGAAGGCAGGATTATCTGATGAACACTCAGATAAAGTAGCAGAAATATTAACATGGGCTGATGCTAGGGGGATTCATTCCCATGGCGCTGTTCGAGTAGAATACTATTCTGAAAGAATTGCTAAAGGCGGTATAAATACTAATCCAAACTTTAGATTTGAAGCAACGGGCCCTTCAAGTGGTATGTATCATGGAGATAATGGGAATGGTTTTGTTGCAGCTACCAATGCAATGGAGGAAGCTATTAAGATGGCGAAAGAATCTGGTGTTGCAGTGGTAGGGATAAAAAATATCTCCCATAGTGGAAGTTTGGGTTATTATGTGGAAATGGCTGCAGATAATGATTTAGTAGCTATATCACTATGTCAATCAGATCCAATGGCAGTACCATATGGAGGAAGTGAGCCCTATTATGGAACAAATCCAATAGCATTTGGTGTTCCAACTTCAGATGGAAGAAAAGTTATATTTGATATGGCTACTACAGTACAGTCCTGGGGAAAGATATTAGTTGCTCGTTCTAAGAAAGAGCCAATTCCAAGTGATTGGGCTGTTGATGAACATGGAAACTCAACTACAGACTCAACTAAAGTTAATGCCTTATTACCAATTTCTGGTGCAAAAGGATATGGTTTAATGATGATGGTAGATGTTCTATCGGGAGTAATGTTAGGCTTACCATTCGGTAAGCATGTATCTTCTATGTATGATGATTTATCAAAGGGAAGAGATCTTGGTCAACTACACATAGTAATTGATCCATCAAGATTTATAGATATAGATATGTTTAAAGAAAACATGTCTAAAGTGTTGACAGAATTAAGTGAAGTAAAACCTGCACCGGGATTTGATAAGGTTTATTATCCAGGTGAGAGAGGCTTATTAAGAAAAGAAAAATATGAAAATACAGGCGGCATAGAAATAGTTGATGATATCTATGAATATTTAATTAGCGATGATATTCATTACGATAGATATGACCATAAAAATAAGTTTGCTGAATAG
- the fdrA gene encoding acyl-CoA synthetase FdrA translates to MLRTLVKKGSYQDSVVLMLLTNKISSIDGVNKVSIMMGTPANKDIFKASGMETSELVSASSNDMVMVIDTELENIEEIVAKETDDFLNNQSAKSNGGNEDKAVKSWEQATSVLPDANLAVISIPGTYAAMEADRALDENLNVFIFSDNVSLEDEVRLKEKAHVKGLLVMGPDCGTGIIHGTPIAFTNYVEKGKIGIVGASGTGIQELTTIIDRLGEGVTNAIGTGGRDLSATVGGITMLDSINVLANDPSVEVMIIVSKPPAKHVRDKIVKRLESIEKPVITLFLGEKPETHENGFYHAYTLDEAARIAVKLVRNESIELEDYVIEHDDRFNKDEEKTIKAYYSGGTLASEAAILLKDTLKLPTKTETSEGYILKVAGHEVIDLGDDKYTQGKPHPMIDASTRIEYMKNAGNDKSTGVILLDIVLGYGSHENMAGELSKSIESLQEKAKEENRKLFFVTTICGTKKDIQNFDFQKKQMEDLGVIVCDTNKMAVEMALYLIGHKYEELEKEILPRNLRKSNNPELSEKLIELIENKPRVINIGLKSFADVLEDFKAEVVQYNWTPPAGGDVRMIKVLQFLRGYGL, encoded by the coding sequence ATGTTAAGAACCTTAGTAAAAAAAGGAAGTTATCAAGATTCAGTTGTATTGATGTTACTGACAAATAAAATATCTTCCATAGATGGAGTAAATAAGGTATCTATAATGATGGGAACTCCAGCTAATAAAGATATTTTTAAAGCGAGTGGAATGGAGACCTCTGAACTTGTAAGTGCAAGTTCAAATGATATGGTAATGGTTATAGATACTGAATTAGAGAATATTGAAGAAATAGTAGCAAAAGAAACGGATGACTTTTTAAACAATCAATCAGCTAAATCTAATGGTGGGAATGAGGATAAAGCAGTAAAGTCTTGGGAACAAGCTACTAGTGTATTACCTGATGCAAATTTGGCTGTAATATCTATTCCGGGAACCTATGCTGCTATGGAAGCAGATAGAGCATTAGATGAAAATCTGAATGTATTTATTTTCAGTGATAATGTATCCTTAGAAGATGAAGTTCGCCTAAAGGAGAAGGCACATGTGAAAGGGCTATTGGTAATGGGACCTGATTGCGGTACTGGTATAATACACGGTACTCCAATTGCATTTACAAACTATGTAGAAAAGGGAAAAATAGGCATAGTTGGTGCCTCAGGTACTGGAATTCAAGAGTTAACAACAATTATAGATAGACTTGGAGAAGGAGTAACTAATGCTATAGGGACAGGTGGCAGGGACTTATCTGCTACAGTTGGTGGAATTACCATGCTTGATTCTATTAATGTATTAGCAAATGATCCTAGTGTAGAAGTTATGATAATAGTATCAAAACCACCTGCGAAGCATGTTAGAGATAAGATTGTAAAAAGATTGGAATCAATTGAAAAGCCAGTGATCACTCTATTCCTAGGTGAAAAACCTGAAACCCATGAGAATGGATTCTATCATGCATATACATTAGATGAAGCAGCAAGGATAGCGGTAAAACTTGTACGAAATGAATCAATTGAGTTAGAAGATTATGTAATTGAACATGATGACCGATTTAATAAAGATGAAGAAAAGACAATTAAAGCCTATTACTCAGGAGGAACATTGGCATCTGAAGCTGCTATATTATTAAAAGATACATTAAAATTACCTACAAAAACTGAAACAAGTGAAGGGTATATTCTAAAAGTAGCAGGCCATGAAGTAATAGATTTAGGTGATGATAAATATACACAGGGTAAGCCACATCCAATGATAGATGCCAGTACAAGAATTGAATATATGAAAAATGCAGGAAATGATAAATCTACTGGTGTTATACTACTTGATATAGTTTTAGGATATGGATCCCATGAAAATATGGCAGGAGAATTATCCAAAAGTATTGAATCATTACAAGAAAAAGCTAAAGAAGAAAATAGAAAGCTTTTCTTTGTGACTACTATATGCGGAACAAAAAAGGATATCCAAAACTTTGATTTCCAAAAGAAGCAAATGGAAGATTTAGGTGTTATTGTATGTGATACTAACAAAATGGCAGTAGAAATGGCACTATACCTTATTGGACATAAATATGAAGAATTGGAAAAAGAAATATTGCCAAGAAATTTAAGAAAATCTAATAACCCAGAGTTATCTGAGAAATTAATAGAGTTAATAGAAAATAAACCTAGAGTAATAAATATCGGATTAAAAAGCTTCGCTGATGTTTTAGAAGACTTTAAAGCAGAGGTAGTTCAGTATAATTGGACGCCACCAGCAGGCGGAGATGTAAGAATGATCAAGGTTTTACAATTTCTTAGAGGATATGGATTATAG
- a CDS encoding DUF1116 domain-containing protein has product MKYITIDEANQAVIQKIVAAVPVILDVVPAHTVIEELRDKKVLLHAGPPILWENMASPMQGSCIGAVLFEGWAKDEDEAHKLLSSGGVEFIPCHHVNAVGPMGGITSAHMPVFVAKNVTDNNYAYCTMNEGIGQVLRFGAYSQEVINRLNWMRDVLGPVLGKALRTFEGGLSVNPMIAKAIAMGDEFHQRNIAASLVFLKEVTPVILSLDIDEKERKDVIKFLADTDQFFLNIMMACSKAVMDGARMIEEGTVVTAMCRNGENFGIRISGMGDEWFTAPVNTPQGLYFTGYDSEDASPDLGDSAITEAFGVGGMAMIAAPAVTRFVGTGGFDDALKISNEMAEICIGHNPNFIIPTWSFKGACLGIDARKVVEKVITPVINTGIAHKIAGFGQIGAGTVHPPIECFEKAILAYAKKLGFKEN; this is encoded by the coding sequence ATGAAATATATAACAATTGATGAAGCAAATCAGGCCGTCATCCAAAAGATTGTTGCTGCTGTGCCTGTTATTTTAGATGTAGTTCCAGCACATACTGTAATAGAAGAGTTACGGGACAAGAAGGTTTTATTACATGCTGGACCACCAATCTTGTGGGAAAATATGGCGAGTCCTATGCAAGGGTCTTGTATAGGAGCAGTTCTATTTGAAGGTTGGGCAAAAGATGAAGATGAGGCTCATAAGCTATTGTCATCAGGAGGGGTAGAATTCATTCCATGTCATCATGTAAATGCAGTTGGCCCAATGGGTGGTATAACTTCAGCACATATGCCTGTATTTGTAGCTAAAAATGTTACAGATAATAATTATGCATATTGTACAATGAATGAAGGTATTGGTCAGGTTCTAAGATTTGGAGCATACTCTCAAGAAGTAATTAACAGATTAAATTGGATGAGAGATGTACTTGGTCCAGTTCTTGGCAAAGCACTTCGTACATTTGAAGGTGGATTAAGTGTAAATCCAATGATTGCAAAGGCAATTGCAATGGGAGATGAATTCCATCAAAGAAATATAGCAGCTTCCCTTGTATTTTTGAAGGAAGTAACTCCAGTAATTTTATCACTAGATATTGATGAAAAGGAAAGAAAAGATGTAATCAAATTTTTAGCTGATACTGATCAGTTTTTCCTAAATATTATGATGGCATGCTCCAAGGCTGTGATGGATGGTGCAAGAATGATTGAAGAAGGTACTGTAGTTACAGCCATGTGTAGAAATGGAGAAAACTTTGGTATTCGTATAAGTGGTATGGGTGATGAGTGGTTTACAGCTCCAGTAAATACACCACAAGGTTTATACTTTACTGGTTACGACAGTGAGGATGCTAGCCCTGATCTAGGGGATAGTGCTATAACTGAAGCATTTGGTGTAGGTGGAATGGCAATGATAGCAGCACCTGCTGTAACTAGATTTGTAGGAACTGGTGGGTTTGATGATGCTCTAAAAATAAGCAATGAAATGGCTGAGATATGTATAGGACATAATCCAAACTTTATAATTCCTACATGGAGTTTCAAAGGAGCTTGTCTAGGAATTGATGCCAGAAAAGTTGTTGAAAAAGTAATAACTCCTGTTATTAATACAGGTATTGCACATAAAATAGCAGGCTTTGGTCAAATAGGCGCAGGAACAGTGCACCCACCAATTGAATGTTTTGAAAAGGCCATTTTAGCTTATGCAAAAAAACTAGGATTTAAAGAAAATTAA